The Legionella sp. PATHC032 genome has a window encoding:
- a CDS encoding lytic polysaccharide monooxygenase, with product MKKLIGSIGLAMASFSLFAHGALEIPISRTYQCYKEGPENPKSAACKAAVQVGGTQPLYNWHEVNQGAANDKHRELIADGQLCSGGRDFFKGFNLARTDWTTTIIHPDANGHFQFIFHATAPHKTKYFKFYATKDSYDFNNPLKWSDLDASPFCTITSVTLANGRYQMDCPMPANMTGKHIFYMIWQREDSPEAFYGCSDVFIDGVAQAPTWYELQDLYGTGDIAADTKVTLRVFKHEVEVENNSITVNNSNRMAEQWPLALGTKVNMSSSLVRIGQLDPESGQVILAANQANKIYLSDTDISNYHVMIDFTEPSNTADLVYPDGINNYKAGTIVLGRLDHKRYQCKPWPFSGWCSQSPAYYEPGVGLAWSQAWTLLG from the coding sequence ATGAAAAAATTAATAGGAAGTATTGGTCTTGCAATGGCCAGTTTCTCTCTGTTCGCCCATGGAGCTTTGGAAATTCCTATTTCCAGAACGTATCAATGCTACAAAGAAGGGCCAGAAAACCCAAAATCCGCCGCGTGTAAGGCGGCAGTGCAGGTAGGAGGCACACAACCCTTGTACAACTGGCATGAAGTGAACCAGGGTGCGGCCAACGATAAGCATCGTGAATTAATAGCCGATGGTCAATTGTGTTCTGGCGGCAGAGACTTTTTTAAAGGATTTAACTTAGCTCGAACAGATTGGACAACAACGATTATACATCCCGATGCTAATGGTCATTTTCAATTTATTTTCCATGCTACCGCGCCTCATAAAACCAAATATTTCAAATTTTATGCCACCAAAGACAGCTATGATTTCAATAACCCTTTAAAATGGTCTGATCTGGACGCAAGCCCATTTTGTACCATTACCAGTGTTACCTTAGCCAATGGGCGTTATCAGATGGATTGCCCAATGCCTGCAAATATGACAGGTAAACATATTTTTTACATGATCTGGCAACGCGAAGACAGTCCTGAAGCTTTCTATGGATGCAGCGATGTATTTATTGACGGCGTGGCACAAGCACCAACCTGGTATGAACTCCAGGATCTTTATGGCACGGGCGATATCGCCGCCGATACCAAAGTCACTTTGCGAGTTTTCAAGCACGAAGTGGAAGTGGAAAACAACAGCATTACGGTCAACAACAGCAACCGAATGGCTGAGCAATGGCCTTTGGCTTTAGGGACTAAGGTTAACATGTCCTCCTCACTAGTGCGTATTGGTCAACTTGATCCGGAAAGTGGCCAAGTGATTCTGGCAGCCAATCAGGCCAATAAAATCTACCTAAGCGATACTGATATTAGCAATTACCATGTGATGATTGATTTCACCGAGCCTTCCAATACTGCGGATTTGGTTTATCCTGATGGGATTAATAATTATAAAGCTGGTACGATTGTCCTCGGTCGCTTGGACCACAAACGCTATCAATGCAAACCCTGGCCTTTTTCTGGTTGGTGCTCGCAATCCCCAGCCTACTATGAGCCCGGTGTAGGTCTTGCCTGGTCGCAAGCCTGGACTTTGTTAGGTTAA
- a CDS encoding glycosyl hydrolase family 18 protein, translated as MKYLLLGLGALTTISTTVYSSPPLGIIQPVSCITSQFTSTGNQHWRSINLKLTNSCGQAVDFQNSTVTFQTKASLNTSFWGDFWPLSYPDNTLNISSQPQPGGNYLATLTLHFPTFPGANSKLPAGSSITLKYGDFTDSYIENTVNIYLGTPVNIGNIQLTNNTVKPTNVLQNYALVHITLNGQAVSDVQLPWNSTQLITGLAAGTYGLAAETVTSTDGNTYQGSAVPSTVTVNANQTINATINYASAPQTGKISINLQALPSELTGYTDNPSVLLTLPQTGASQLQTVSWGNSTTVTQLKDGASYQFSTSPIHFNNYQCKPLFTPTTVIANKTNVPTTNLTYQCVQVVQDSVTVKVQGAPASLATINITFTPNDNTAPIMQTVDLANGSGSAIISLIDGVIYTVSGQAVSGYTLNFSPQPLTATANAIETVTLSANPASNGRIIGYLPGWKIPPTPQALADAGYTHMMVAFGVFSTSKPGQITPAFDTITKPYIQSLHQKGIKVILSLGGALTSLPNTTVDFHQALTAATSPDAFKQTFINSLRSLMDEYEFDGFDIDIEHGLNGSGTFVNPQGDIAVLANIINTMYSQNTNLLITMAPQTANVAATNGFDGVWGNYASLIMQTHDALAWVGIQLYNTGCMFGIDMVCYGPTPTSNPDFSVAMATDLLENWPAQLPNGSNTGFQPYISHLNPSQVVIGYLAANASGNGDGSPVIPTSTIKRAIQCLKTATVSSNSCGSYVPPRAYGNIGGVFNWEVTFDQSNNFRFATDLRNCVINGVCS; from the coding sequence ATGAAATACTTATTATTAGGTTTGGGAGCGCTTACCACCATTTCGACAACAGTTTATTCCTCTCCTCCCTTGGGAATTATACAGCCAGTATCCTGCATTACCTCTCAATTCACTTCCACCGGCAATCAACATTGGAGATCCATCAATCTAAAATTAACCAACAGTTGTGGCCAAGCAGTTGATTTTCAGAATTCGACCGTGACTTTTCAGACAAAAGCGTCGCTTAATACGTCGTTTTGGGGTGATTTCTGGCCTTTGTCTTATCCTGATAATACATTAAACATTAGTTCCCAACCACAACCGGGTGGAAATTACCTGGCCACATTGACCTTGCATTTCCCTACCTTCCCAGGTGCCAACAGCAAATTACCAGCTGGAAGTTCAATTACTCTTAAATACGGTGATTTTACTGACAGCTATATTGAAAATACAGTTAATATTTATTTAGGAACACCCGTTAATATCGGAAACATCCAGCTGACTAATAATACAGTAAAACCCACCAATGTGCTTCAGAATTATGCTTTGGTTCATATCACATTAAATGGCCAAGCTGTCAGTGATGTCCAATTGCCTTGGAATAGTACACAACTAATAACCGGCCTTGCTGCAGGAACTTATGGGCTTGCTGCCGAAACGGTTACAAGCACCGACGGCAATACTTATCAGGGTAGCGCAGTTCCTAGTACCGTCACTGTGAATGCTAACCAGACAATCAATGCGACCATTAACTATGCATCAGCTCCCCAAACTGGAAAGATTAGTATCAATCTGCAAGCACTGCCTAGTGAATTAACTGGCTATACTGATAACCCCTCGGTATTGTTAACTCTTCCTCAAACTGGCGCCTCCCAATTGCAAACTGTGAGCTGGGGCAATTCGACCACAGTGACCCAATTAAAAGACGGTGCGTCTTATCAGTTTTCAACATCACCTATCCATTTCAATAACTACCAGTGCAAACCTTTGTTTACACCAACTACAGTTATTGCCAATAAAACCAATGTGCCAACCACTAATCTCACTTACCAATGCGTTCAGGTCGTCCAGGATTCAGTCACTGTAAAAGTGCAAGGGGCACCTGCTTCATTAGCAACAATTAATATTACCTTCACTCCTAATGATAACACAGCACCGATTATGCAAACTGTCGATTTAGCGAATGGAAGTGGCTCTGCGATTATTTCTTTGATTGATGGAGTTATTTACACGGTGTCAGGCCAAGCTGTTTCAGGTTACACCTTAAATTTTTCACCCCAACCGCTGACTGCAACGGCTAATGCCATTGAAACAGTGACTTTATCAGCTAATCCAGCCAGTAATGGTCGCATCATTGGTTACCTGCCTGGCTGGAAAATACCACCGACTCCACAAGCACTGGCTGATGCGGGTTATACCCACATGATGGTTGCTTTCGGCGTATTTAGCACCAGCAAACCAGGACAGATCACACCGGCGTTTGATACTATAACCAAGCCCTACATTCAGTCCTTGCATCAGAAAGGCATTAAGGTCATCTTATCATTAGGCGGTGCATTAACCAGCTTACCGAACACCACGGTTGATTTTCATCAGGCATTGACAGCTGCCACATCACCCGATGCCTTTAAGCAAACCTTTATAAATTCCTTACGTAGTTTAATGGATGAATACGAGTTTGATGGGTTTGACATCGACATTGAGCATGGTTTGAATGGCAGCGGTACCTTTGTCAACCCACAAGGCGACATCGCGGTTTTAGCCAATATTATCAACACGATGTACAGCCAGAATACTAATTTGCTGATTACCATGGCACCACAGACAGCTAATGTGGCAGCAACCAATGGTTTTGACGGGGTCTGGGGTAACTATGCTTCTTTGATTATGCAAACTCATGATGCCTTGGCCTGGGTCGGTATACAACTTTACAATACAGGCTGCATGTTCGGCATTGATATGGTGTGTTACGGCCCAACGCCAACCAGCAATCCTGATTTCAGTGTCGCCATGGCCACTGATCTGCTGGAAAACTGGCCAGCTCAATTACCCAATGGCAGTAATACAGGCTTCCAACCCTATATCAGCCACTTAAACCCATCCCAGGTAGTCATCGGGTATCTCGCAGCTAATGCCAGTGGCAACGGTGACGGCTCGCCTGTAATTCCAACAAGCACCATTAAACGTGCCATCCAGTGCCTGAAAACAGCAACGGTTAGTAGTAACAGTTGCGGATCGTATGTTCCTCCTCGCGCCTATGGAAACATTGGGGGGGTATTTAACTGGGAAGTTACCTTTGATCAGAGTAACAACTTCAGGTTTGCTACTGACCTCAGAAACTGTGTTATCAACGGTGTATGTAGTTGA
- a CDS encoding type IV secretion protein Dot, translating to MRIFKGLMKSTGLKKYPNDQIINNPSLQSSSASLSRDVRQARFDFFPINNTGESILKDSSSNRVNSEFQPMMLKRDINSVLIRLPIKHSVYRNHGNSNLSSDSALIMDSSNLQDHISYLQLCFTHKEGKWYLFLKCFTALDVFNYDFAPLLKILNKPDVRTYPMSFGYPGVIDRTELIDMDRKTYARQFIIHGPDDEAKILQDVHDFNLNCLRRFEELTYGRDNSAYRNSQALGRILHKIVTAYQEVTVNEYDIALNRLKIVFQDQVFQNDPQICLSLTHIVNALIVLSQKKELTNKGMEIDEYQLHLILKELAKHEGKKFKNNLWFPIGTVEAISQEVEELFALKQTTAAASIMS from the coding sequence ATGAGAATTTTTAAAGGATTAATGAAAAGTACTGGTCTTAAGAAGTATCCAAATGATCAAATAATAAATAATCCATCTCTTCAATCATCCTCCGCTTCTTTATCTAGAGATGTCAGACAAGCTCGGTTTGATTTTTTTCCGATAAACAATACAGGTGAATCTATATTAAAAGACTCCTCGAGCAATCGTGTGAATTCAGAATTTCAGCCAATGATGCTCAAGAGAGATATAAACTCTGTTCTGATTAGATTACCGATTAAGCATAGTGTTTATCGAAATCATGGCAATAGTAATTTGTCGAGTGACTCAGCATTAATAATGGACTCGTCTAATCTACAAGATCATATTTCCTATTTACAGCTTTGCTTTACTCATAAAGAAGGGAAGTGGTATTTGTTTTTAAAATGTTTTACTGCTTTGGATGTTTTTAATTATGATTTTGCACCATTATTGAAAATATTGAATAAACCAGACGTAAGAACTTATCCCATGAGTTTTGGTTACCCAGGTGTTATTGATAGGACAGAGCTCATTGACATGGATAGAAAAACTTATGCCAGACAGTTTATTATACATGGCCCTGATGATGAGGCTAAAATCTTGCAAGATGTTCATGATTTCAATTTGAATTGTTTGAGGCGGTTTGAAGAGTTAACCTACGGTAGAGATAATAGTGCTTATAGAAACTCTCAAGCGTTAGGAAGAATTTTGCATAAAATTGTCACTGCTTATCAAGAAGTAACTGTAAATGAATATGATATAGCATTGAACAGGCTTAAGATTGTGTTTCAAGATCAAGTATTTCAAAATGATCCACAAATTTGTTTGTCTTTGACTCACATAGTCAATGCATTAATTGTTTTAAGTCAAAAAAAGGAACTTACTAACAAGGGAATGGAAATTGATGAATACCAATTACACCTCATTTTAAAAGAACTGGCAAAACATGAAGGTAAAAAATTTAAAAATAATCTATGGTTTCCTATAGGGACTGTTGAGGCAATTAGCCAAGAGGTAGAAGAACTGTTTGCTTTAAAGCAAACAACAGCTGCAGCATCTATAATGAGTTAA
- a CDS encoding YHS domain-containing (seleno)protein — MKQIKGRLLSIISLLFLPFLLFASDAAISLVGVQGYDLVSYHQKNGPVRGSGNHTAYHNGVAYLFATDENKKAFQANPEKYLPAYGGYCAFAVSVGRKVVSDPLAWKIVDGILYLNLNKQVQEFWSKDIPGNIKKGNIQWEKIKDIDPQKI; from the coding sequence ATGAAACAAATTAAGGGAAGGCTATTATCAATAATATCTTTATTATTCTTGCCGTTTCTGCTGTTTGCTTCTGATGCAGCGATTAGTCTGGTTGGCGTTCAAGGTTATGATTTGGTTTCTTATCATCAGAAAAATGGTCCTGTCCGTGGTAGCGGTAACCACACTGCCTATCATAATGGAGTAGCTTACCTATTTGCTACTGATGAAAACAAGAAAGCTTTTCAGGCTAATCCTGAAAAGTATTTGCCAGCTTATGGTGGTTATTGTGCTTTTGCAGTTTCGGTTGGGCGGAAAGTAGTGAGTGACCCATTGGCGTGGAAAATTGTTGATGGCATTTTATATCTCAATCTTAATAAACAGGTACAAGAATTTTGGTCAAAAGACATTCCCGGTAACATAAAAAAAGGCAATATCCAATGGGAAAAAATTAAGGATATTGACCCTCAAAAAATTTAA
- a CDS encoding SLC13 family permease: protein MYQPYLLFGILILSLVLFIWNYWRYDFVALFALALSVLTGLVPFNKAFSGFSNPAVITVGCVMMLTYAITQSGILNNPFVKLKKFSKKTSLQVGLYSGISAFLSAFMNNVGALGIMMPIAIHSFTELKKSPSIILMPIAFCSVLGGVITAIGTPPNLLISNFRNQVLGAPYNMFDFTPVGLPVAVMGVLFISLIGWKLIPVRAKYSKSGDSFQISDYMTEVKVPETSSLCEKTVKEFLEMTKANFELIAVVHDGKKKFAYTEDTIIHCNDILIIEASPEDLKNILDSNGLILAGNKPLTSKELYDSDIITMEAVVLPDTSIEGQSASMMRFRSRYKINLLAISREELSFRKKLIDIRFAAGDVVLLQGNAATLRETIVDLGLLPLAERDINLHLTQKKFLPIICFALSIILASLQILPLDFSFMLAVLVLILFKAIPTHNLYRTIDWSVLLLLAALIPVGEALQTTGAADLIANGFMKIAGQYSPIFALLAILVITMTLSDLLNNAATALIMAPIAIKIAQSSHVNVDSFLMAVAIGASCSFLTPIAHQNNTMVMGPGRYRFSDYFRLGLPLELIVIAVSIPTILWMWPLYK, encoded by the coding sequence ATGTACCAGCCTTATCTTTTATTTGGCATTTTAATTCTTTCTCTCGTTTTATTTATTTGGAATTATTGGAGATACGATTTCGTTGCCCTGTTTGCACTAGCCCTATCAGTTCTGACCGGCCTTGTTCCATTTAACAAGGCATTTTCAGGATTCAGTAACCCAGCAGTAATCACAGTCGGCTGTGTCATGATGTTAACTTATGCCATCACCCAATCAGGTATATTAAATAATCCCTTTGTAAAATTAAAAAAATTTTCAAAAAAAACATCACTTCAAGTAGGTCTTTATAGCGGGATCAGTGCATTCCTGTCCGCTTTTATGAATAATGTAGGCGCGTTAGGGATAATGATGCCTATAGCCATTCATTCTTTTACAGAACTTAAAAAATCACCATCTATTATCTTGATGCCTATTGCCTTTTGCTCAGTACTGGGAGGAGTAATTACGGCTATAGGCACCCCCCCCAATTTGTTAATTTCCAACTTCCGCAATCAAGTCCTGGGTGCACCATACAATATGTTCGATTTCACCCCTGTAGGTCTTCCAGTAGCAGTAATGGGGGTTCTCTTTATTTCATTGATTGGATGGAAATTAATTCCAGTACGGGCCAAATATAGTAAATCTGGAGATTCATTCCAGATTTCTGATTACATGACGGAAGTAAAAGTTCCGGAAACCTCTTCTCTGTGTGAAAAAACTGTTAAAGAGTTTCTTGAGATGACTAAAGCTAATTTTGAACTGATTGCTGTAGTCCATGATGGTAAAAAGAAATTTGCATACACTGAAGATACCATCATTCATTGTAACGATATTTTGATTATTGAAGCATCTCCAGAAGATTTGAAAAACATTTTGGATTCAAATGGCCTAATCCTTGCTGGCAACAAGCCATTAACCTCAAAAGAGCTCTATGACAGTGATATCATTACCATGGAAGCCGTTGTCTTGCCTGATACAAGTATTGAAGGGCAATCCGCTTCCATGATGAGATTTCGTTCGCGTTATAAGATTAATTTGTTGGCTATTTCAAGAGAAGAATTATCTTTCAGAAAAAAATTAATTGATATTCGTTTTGCAGCAGGAGATGTGGTATTACTTCAGGGAAATGCTGCAACACTTCGCGAAACAATTGTCGACTTGGGATTATTGCCGCTTGCAGAAAGAGATATTAATCTCCATTTGACACAAAAAAAATTTCTACCAATCATTTGTTTTGCACTATCCATCATTTTGGCATCCCTGCAAATACTGCCACTTGATTTTTCTTTCATGTTAGCAGTGCTTGTACTCATTCTATTCAAAGCGATACCAACACACAATCTCTATCGTACTATTGACTGGTCAGTACTGTTGTTACTAGCAGCTCTTATCCCTGTTGGAGAAGCCTTGCAAACGACTGGTGCAGCAGATTTGATTGCAAATGGATTTATGAAAATTGCTGGCCAATATTCACCTATCTTTGCCTTGCTTGCGATTCTGGTTATAACTATGACCTTGTCTGATCTATTAAACAATGCAGCAACGGCATTAATTATGGCTCCCATTGCAATCAAGATTGCTCAGTCATCGCATGTTAATGTGGATTCTTTCTTAATGGCAGTTGCTATTGGTGCCTCGTGTTCATTTCTTACCCCAATTGCCCACCAAAACAACACCATGGTTATGGGGCCAGGAAGATACCGATTTTCTGATTATTTTCGTTTGGGATTACCATTAGAACTTATTGTTATAGCAGTTTCTATTCCAACAATTTTATGGATGTGGCCTTTATATAAATAG
- a CDS encoding electron transfer flavoprotein-ubiquinone oxidoreductase, giving the protein MEHETMEFDVIIVGAGPSGLSAAIKLKQLALASQKEITICILEKGAQVGAHILSGAVLEPRSLKELLPDNWQQAPLDTPVNKDLFYFLTQNKSFKLPTPKPMHNEGNFIISLGELCKFLAEQAEALGCEIYPGFAAAEILYNDKNQVIGVATGDVGIDRQGKKTDNYQPGMHLLARQTLFAEGCRGQLSQILMSRYHLRDHSQPQTYGIGIKEIWQVDASRHEPGKVIHTVGWPLDHATYGGSFLYHLSEQRVAIGFVVGLDYKNPWLNPFGEFQRFKTHPLIKSVLTGGERIAYGARALNEGGWQSLPKLTFPGGALIGDAAGFLNVPKIKGIHTAMQSGMLAAQACFERFSEEKSGQFELSAYPEKINQSWLKQELYAVRNIRPGFKYGLFPGLINAAFETYVTRGYSPWTLKNHADHKSLIPAEKAKKINYPKPDGVLTFDKLSSVFLSNTFHEENQPCHLKLKQPKLAIEVNFNQYASPESRYCPAAVYEIIEDVEKGPRLQINAQNCIHCKTCDIKDPRQNIVWQAPEGGGGPNYSGM; this is encoded by the coding sequence GTGGAACACGAAACGATGGAATTTGATGTTATCATAGTCGGTGCAGGGCCTTCTGGATTATCCGCTGCAATTAAATTAAAGCAACTGGCTTTAGCTTCACAAAAAGAAATTACTATTTGTATACTGGAAAAAGGAGCTCAGGTTGGCGCTCACATTCTTTCTGGCGCAGTTTTAGAGCCTAGAAGCTTAAAAGAATTACTACCAGATAATTGGCAACAAGCACCACTGGATACCCCCGTTAACAAAGATCTGTTCTATTTTTTGACTCAAAATAAATCATTTAAACTCCCTACTCCAAAACCTATGCATAATGAAGGAAATTTTATTATCAGTTTAGGAGAACTATGTAAGTTTCTTGCAGAACAAGCTGAAGCTTTAGGCTGTGAAATATACCCTGGATTTGCCGCAGCAGAAATTCTCTATAATGATAAAAATCAAGTCATAGGTGTTGCTACTGGAGATGTAGGAATTGATAGACAAGGGAAAAAAACCGATAATTATCAACCTGGCATGCATTTATTAGCCAGGCAAACTTTATTTGCTGAGGGATGCCGTGGGCAATTAAGTCAAATATTAATGAGTCGCTATCATTTAAGAGATCATTCGCAACCACAAACTTATGGTATAGGGATTAAAGAAATCTGGCAAGTTGATGCATCACGCCATGAACCAGGCAAAGTCATACATACTGTCGGTTGGCCTCTTGATCATGCCACCTATGGAGGTTCCTTTTTGTATCATCTCTCAGAACAACGAGTTGCAATAGGTTTTGTTGTTGGACTTGACTACAAGAACCCATGGCTCAATCCTTTTGGCGAATTTCAGAGATTTAAAACGCATCCTCTTATTAAATCTGTTCTGACAGGTGGAGAGCGCATTGCTTATGGAGCCAGAGCACTTAATGAAGGAGGATGGCAATCTCTCCCTAAACTTACCTTTCCTGGCGGCGCCTTGATTGGAGATGCTGCCGGTTTTCTAAATGTGCCTAAAATCAAAGGAATTCACACAGCAATGCAATCTGGAATGCTTGCTGCACAAGCTTGCTTTGAAAGGTTCAGCGAGGAAAAGAGTGGTCAATTTGAACTAAGTGCGTACCCTGAGAAAATCAATCAATCCTGGCTAAAGCAAGAGCTCTATGCAGTGCGAAATATTCGACCAGGATTCAAATACGGTTTATTTCCAGGTCTAATTAATGCTGCCTTTGAAACTTATGTCACTCGAGGATATTCTCCATGGACCTTAAAAAATCATGCTGACCATAAGTCTTTAATTCCAGCAGAAAAAGCTAAAAAAATTAACTACCCCAAACCAGATGGCGTGCTCACGTTTGATAAACTTTCATCTGTATTTTTATCAAATACATTTCATGAGGAAAATCAACCCTGTCATCTTAAATTAAAACAACCCAAGCTGGCCATTGAAGTTAATTTCAACCAATACGCTTCTCCAGAAAGTCGATACTGCCCGGCTGCTGTTTATGAAATCATTGAGGACGTTGAAAAAGGACCTCGATTACAAATTAATGCCCAAAATTGTATTCATTGTAAAACGTGCGATATTAAAGATCCTCGTCAAAATATAGTTTGGCAAGCACCAGAAGGTGGGGGTGGACCAAATTACTCAGGAATGTAA
- a CDS encoding ABC transporter ATP-binding protein — translation MNSDNKKSEELPKTLGRFFWHFIKKQPLAFTVFFVAPIAMVLENNAIPYSLKMIIDALGMHSREDNIFSVVAPALWLGGGAWFALIVILRLQNWWQGYVIPRFQADVRMSVMEHLSRQSYHYFSNQMAGGLANKVNDLPRALDSIFNIITWYAIAAFASIIVALILMCTINYWFAVILLSWIIFQLYTSYRLSKKVDQYAKENAEDKSQLSGKIVDSLSNASVVKLFARSRDELAYISSSQNMEVQSNKKLTIYMNIFRLYLDIPVTVMLVAMVYFLLTFWNKKLITTGDLVFIFNVSFSIMTQIWYLCHAIAEFFREIGIARQAIALLSAPIEVDDAPDAKPLIVKEGKIEFDSVTFHYNQGKKVFENKSVIIKPRQRVGLVGFSGSGKTTFIHLILRLFNVESGKILIDGQDISQVSQDSLRSAISLIPQDTTLFHRTLMENIRYGNPDASDDEVVMASKQACCDDFISLLPDGYNTLVGERGIKLSGGQRQRVAIARAILKNTKILILDEATSQLDSLTEEAIQNSLWQLMESKTTIVIAHRLSTLLHMDRILVFEAGKIIEDGTHEELLAKDGLYKSMWDAQVGGFLPESDRDRDNWDE, via the coding sequence ATGAATAGCGATAATAAAAAATCTGAAGAGTTGCCAAAGACACTGGGTCGATTTTTCTGGCATTTTATAAAGAAACAGCCCTTGGCTTTCACTGTGTTTTTTGTAGCACCGATTGCTATGGTGCTTGAAAATAATGCTATTCCCTATTCTTTGAAAATGATCATTGATGCTCTTGGGATGCACTCAAGGGAAGATAATATTTTTTCAGTGGTTGCTCCGGCTTTATGGTTAGGTGGAGGTGCCTGGTTCGCTTTAATTGTGATTTTACGTCTGCAAAATTGGTGGCAAGGTTATGTGATACCAAGATTTCAGGCCGACGTCAGAATGTCTGTCATGGAGCATTTGAGTCGCCAGTCTTATCATTATTTTTCCAATCAAATGGCGGGTGGTTTAGCTAACAAAGTCAATGACTTACCCCGTGCTCTGGATTCCATATTCAACATCATAACCTGGTATGCAATCGCTGCATTCGCTTCTATCATTGTGGCATTAATTTTGATGTGCACCATTAACTATTGGTTTGCGGTCATTTTGTTGAGCTGGATTATTTTTCAGCTTTATACCAGTTATAGATTGTCTAAAAAAGTTGATCAATATGCAAAAGAAAACGCGGAGGATAAAAGTCAGTTAAGCGGTAAAATAGTTGACAGTTTGAGTAATGCCAGTGTGGTGAAGCTTTTCGCTCGTTCTCGCGATGAGCTGGCTTATATTTCCTCAAGTCAGAATATGGAGGTACAAAGCAATAAAAAGCTGACGATTTATATGAACATATTTCGTTTGTACCTCGATATTCCAGTCACAGTGATGTTAGTGGCTATGGTGTATTTCTTGTTGACTTTTTGGAATAAAAAACTCATTACAACAGGAGATTTGGTCTTTATATTCAATGTATCGTTTTCAATCATGACTCAAATTTGGTATTTGTGCCATGCTATTGCCGAGTTCTTTCGAGAGATAGGCATAGCAAGACAAGCTATTGCTTTGCTTAGTGCACCGATAGAGGTAGACGATGCTCCTGATGCCAAGCCATTGATTGTTAAAGAAGGAAAAATAGAGTTTGATAGCGTAACTTTTCATTATAACCAGGGTAAGAAAGTATTTGAAAATAAATCAGTGATCATTAAACCTAGACAACGTGTTGGTTTGGTTGGTTTTTCGGGAAGTGGTAAAACGACCTTTATTCATTTAATTTTACGCCTATTCAATGTGGAATCTGGAAAAATTTTGATTGATGGTCAGGACATCAGCCAAGTGTCTCAAGATTCCTTGCGTTCAGCTATCAGCCTTATCCCTCAAGATACTACATTGTTTCATAGGACTCTGATGGAAAACATCCGTTATGGTAATCCTGATGCGAGTGATGATGAGGTTGTGATGGCATCAAAACAGGCATGCTGTGACGATTTTATTTCACTTTTACCCGATGGCTATAATACTTTGGTGGGTGAAAGGGGGATTAAACTATCAGGGGGGCAAAGACAACGCGTTGCAATTGCTCGTGCTATTTTAAAAAATACGAAGATTTTGATATTAGATGAGGCTACTTCACAGCTGGATTCCCTAACCGAAGAAGCCATACAAAATTCATTGTGGCAACTCATGGAATCAAAGACTACAATTGTTATTGCACATCGGTTATCAACACTATTGCATATGGATAGAATTTTAGTTTTTGAAGCAGGAAAAATAATTGAAGATGGAACTCATGAAGAGTTGTTAGCGAAGGACGGTTTATATAAATCCATGTGGGATGCTCAAGTCGGTGGATTCTTGCCCGAATCTGATCGAGACAGAGATAATTGGGATGAATAA
- a CDS encoding DUF2845 domain-containing protein, translating into MIIRNYVLVIIFLMIVYPNAYAMRCGDKLVYEGDSKYTVLSKCGEPLDKLVYEENVPLYNAAGYQIGYGTNTVETWIYQKSPVDFQYELIFDYGKLKQINVNRNP; encoded by the coding sequence ATGATCATCCGGAATTATGTATTGGTTATTATCTTTTTAATGATTGTATATCCCAATGCCTATGCAATGCGGTGTGGAGATAAATTGGTCTATGAAGGGGATAGTAAATACACTGTTTTGTCTAAATGTGGGGAACCACTTGATAAATTGGTCTATGAGGAGAACGTGCCATTATATAACGCGGCTGGCTATCAGATAGGTTATGGTACTAATACAGTAGAAACCTGGATTTATCAAAAATCTCCTGTTGATTTTCAATACGAATTAATTTTTGATTATGGGAAATTAAAACAGATCAACGTAAATCGTAACCCATAA